The segment CGTGTCGCCGGCATCGCGCGGATCGGCGCCACGATCGGCCTCGCCCTGGTACTCGGGCCCGGGGTGGGGGGTCTCCTCGCCCGTGTGGACGTGGTGGGCGGACTGTACGGGATGGTGCTGCTGCTCCTCCTCGGCGCGGTCGCGTTGGGCGTGGGCCTTCCGCGACGCCAGCCGTCCGGGGACGCCCCGGCGGATGCGTCGCACCCGGCCTCGGACCCTCCGCCGGAGGACACCAGGGACGTCGGCGTCTGGCCGTTGTTGGTGACGGGAGCGGGCATCTACCTGTCAACCAGTCTGCTGCAGGTGAGCCTCGCGTTCCTCGTCCAGGACCGCCTCGGGCTAGACACGTCGGCGACCATGGGTCTCGCGGGCCTCGCGCTGCTGGTCGGTGGTCTGCCCATGCTCGTGGTCCAGGGTTTGGTCATCCCCCGACTGGGGTGGAGCGCCCTGCGCCTGGTGCGCGCCGGGCTCGGGGTCGCGGCCCTCGGATTCGCCGCCCTCGCGCTCGCGCCCACCGGCCCCCTGATCGTCGCCGCCACGGCGCTGGCCGGACTGGGGCACAGCCTCGCCATCCCAGGGAACCTGTCCGCGCTGAGTCTGCGCTTCGGTCCGCGACGCCAGGGGAGAATCGCTGGCATCGCGAATTCCGCGAACGCGGTGGGTCTTGTGGCGGGCCCGATCCTGGCGGTACTCCTCTACGATCGCGCCGCCGGGTTGCCGTTCGTTATTGGCGCCGTGGTCCTCACGCTTCTCTGTTCTTTGCTCTCATTTCGGAAAATGTAGACCAAGATCGCCCTAATGCGCCGCCTTGGCGGGCCGCGACACGTACCGTTCGTCGGGACGCTGGCGATGGTCACGTCCTGACCTGGTAGTTCGGTCAGTGATTCGGTATGTCGGGAACGAGTTCGACAATGCCGAATCGCGGTGATTGCGGTCCCGAACGCGATCACATTAGCGTCGGGCCAAGTACTCCTGTTCCGACGGGACCGGCTCGTCGAACGCAGAAGGGGGCATTGATGGAGGAAATTCCGCTCACGCACATATTCATCTCGGAGGTGCTGGGAACCGGCCTCCTGCTCCTGCTGGGCTGTGGTGTCGTCGCCAACACGAACCTCGCCGGAACGCTCGGCAAGAAGATCGGAGCGGGCTGGCTGCTCATCAGCTTCGGCTGGGGTCTCGCCGTGTTCGCCGGCGTGTACGCCGCGTTCCTTTCCGGCGCGCACATCAATCCCGCCGTCACCGTGGGCCTGCTGGTCTACGGCGACGAGTACGCCCCCGGAGTGCCGATCACCCTGGCCACCACCCTGGTGTACTTCGCCGGTGAGATGGTGGGCGCGATCCTGGGCGCCACCCTGTGCTGGCTCGCCTACAAGCGCCACTACGACGAGGAGACCGATCCCGGGGCGATCCTGGGGACGTTCTCCACCGGGCCGTCGATCAAGGACTACAAGTGGAACTTCGTCACCGAGGTCATCGCCACGTTCGTCCTCGTCTTCATCATCCTGAACTTCGGGAACACACCGGCCGAACTCGGGGCACTCCCGGTCGCGCTTCTGGTCGTCGCGATCGGCGCCAGCCTCGGTGGTCCCACCGGATACGCCATCAACCCGGCGCGTGACCTCGGCCCCCGTATCGCGCACGCGCTCCTGCCGATCAAGGGCAAGGGGTCCTCCAACTGGGGGTACGCGTGGGTTCCGGTGTTCGGTCCGATCGTCGGCGCCATCATCGCCGCCGGCATCTACCGGTTCCTGCCCTACCTCTGA is part of the Spiractinospora alimapuensis genome and harbors:
- a CDS encoding MIP/aquaporin family protein — translated: MEEIPLTHIFISEVLGTGLLLLLGCGVVANTNLAGTLGKKIGAGWLLISFGWGLAVFAGVYAAFLSGAHINPAVTVGLLVYGDEYAPGVPITLATTLVYFAGEMVGAILGATLCWLAYKRHYDEETDPGAILGTFSTGPSIKDYKWNFVTEVIATFVLVFIILNFGNTPAELGALPVALLVVAIGASLGGPTGYAINPARDLGPRIAHALLPIKGKGSSNWGYAWVPVFGPIVGAIIAAGIYRFLPYL
- a CDS encoding MFS transporter, translating into MSATKAGSVRRSGLVVISLAVFLGYTGQQVLTPVLPPLARELSLTEFQYGLLVSASALLVAVTSPLWGRCVDRWGARPVLLGAALGAALGLGLFTAVLDYGLRHLGDPTPVFYGLLISRGVLFGVALAALPVAAQSYVASVTPTAEQRVAGIARIGATIGLALVLGPGVGGLLARVDVVGGLYGMVLLLLLGAVALGVGLPRRQPSGDAPADASHPASDPPPEDTRDVGVWPLLVTGAGIYLSTSLLQVSLAFLVQDRLGLDTSATMGLAGLALLVGGLPMLVVQGLVIPRLGWSALRLVRAGLGVAALGFAALALAPTGPLIVAATALAGLGHSLAIPGNLSALSLRFGPRRQGRIAGIANSANAVGLVAGPILAVLLYDRAAGLPFVIGAVVLTLLCSLLSFRKM